From the Chelonoidis abingdonii isolate Lonesome George chromosome 12, CheloAbing_2.0, whole genome shotgun sequence genome, one window contains:
- the LOC116821665 gene encoding class I histocompatibility antigen, F10 alpha chain-like isoform X2: MKYGCELRGDGSKGGVFQFAYDGRDFISLDKDKETWVAADDGAQITKRKWDADRSYTQTYKAYLEETCIEWLGKYVQYGKETLQRREQPRVQVSDRPSRDGLTTLSCRVHGFYPRTAVVVWLKKGVPMQQETIQWGVVPSGDGTYQTRATIEIDPSSETDYTCCVEHASLAQDLRVPWVPKSNVMLIVGVVIGVLVLVAAVAGAVVFLRKKKGGYKAAPAHEGSASSGSNQGSDACIKA; this comes from the exons ATGAAGTACGGCTGTGAGCTCCGGGGTGACGGCTCCAAAGGGGGGGTTTTCCAGTTTGCCTACGACGGGCGAGACTTCATCAGCCTGGATAAGGACAAGGAGACCTGGGTGGCGGCAGATGACGGGGCTCAGATCACCAAGCGGAAATGGGATGCTGACAGGAGCTACACTCAGACATACAAAGCCTACCTGGAGGAGACCTGCATCGAGTGGCTGGGGAAGTACGTGCAGTACGGGAAGGAGACGCTGCAGAGGAGAG agcAACCGCGGGTGCAAGTGAGCGACCGGCCGAGCCGGGACGGGCTCACCACCCTCTCTTGCCGGGTCCACGGTTTCTACCCGCGGACCGCGGTCGTTGTGTGGCTGAAGAAGGGGGTGCCCATGCAGCAGGAGACAATCCAGTGGGGGGTCGTTCCCAGCGGGGATGGGACCTACCAGACCAGGGCCACCATCGAGATCGACCCCAGCAGTGAGACCGATTATACCTGCTGCGTGGAGCACGCTAGCCTGGCGCAGGATCTGAGAGTTCCCTGGG TGCCTAAGTCCAATGTGATGCTGATCGTGGGTGTCGTCATTGGGGTTCTCGTGCTGGTCGCTGCCGTCGCTGGAGCCGTTGTCTTCCTCA GGAAGAAGAAAGGCGGCTACAAAGCGGCTCCAG CTCACGAAGGCTCTGCCAGCTCCG gaAGCAACCAGGGATCGGACGCCTGCATCAAGG CATAA